From Oncorhynchus mykiss isolate Arlee chromosome 6, USDA_OmykA_1.1, whole genome shotgun sequence, the proteins below share one genomic window:
- the LOC110526873 gene encoding CD82 antigen-like: MGKGCMKAIKYFLFLFNVLFFLFGALIMGFGLWVLLDNESFMVILQESSTALKIASYILIGVGGLSMLMGFLGCLGAIYEIRCLLGLYFTCLLLILIGQVAAGVLIYFQKDLLNKEMSNIVTQILSNYPGKNSTTEQAWDYIQRTMECCGWSGLMDWHANAVIVNSSQLLFPCSCQNVSLVEGNNSSFDSGFCEAQSLDWPVYDRGCNSSVESWLFANVGVILGVCLGVAVIELLGMILSIGLCKSVHTEDYTKVPKY, from the exons ATGGGGAAAGGCTGCATGAAGGCAATCAAgtacttcctgttcctgttcaaTGTCCTCTTCTTC cTGTTTGGCGCCCTCATCATGGGGTTCGGACTGTGGGTCCTTCTGGACAATGAGAGCTTCATGGTCATCCTGC AAGAGTCCTCCACAGCGCTGAAGATAGCTTCCTACATCCTGATAGGTGTCGGTGGTCTCTCCATGTTGATGGGCTTCCTGGGTTGCCTGGGGGCTATCTACGAGATCCGCTGTCTGCTGGGCctg taCTTCACCTGCCTGCTGCtgattctgattggtcaggtgGCAGCCGGTGTACTCATCTACTTCCAGAAGGACCTG ctaaATAAGGAGATGTCCAACATCGTGACCCAGATCCTGAGCAACTACCCTGGCAAGAACAGCACCACCGAGCAGGCCTGGGATTACATACAGAGGACG atggaGTGTTGTGGATGGAGTGGTCTTATGGACTGGCATGCTAATGCTGTCATAGTGAACAGTTCCCAGCTGTTGTTCCCGTGTTCCTGTCAGAACGTGTCTCTGGTTGAGGGTAACAACTCCTCCTTCGACAGTGGTTTCTGTGAGGCGCAGTCACTTGATTGGCCCGTCTACGACAGG ggCTGTAACTCCAGTGTAGAGAGCTGGCTGTTTGCCAACGTTGGAGTGATCCTGGGGGTCTGCCTGGGAGTGGCTGTCATCGAG